In the genome of Raphanus sativus cultivar WK10039 chromosome 4, ASM80110v3, whole genome shotgun sequence, one region contains:
- the LOC108848913 gene encoding acid phosphatase 1, protein MARSLLLSLTLACFFTAMVSARDWNILNQLKGGKPTTTTSQNGVGSLKVSNLNGYCESWRVNVELHNIRDFTVVPQECVWFVQKYMTSSQYEDDVERAVDEAVLYLGKTCCEKKKCDGMDAWIFDIDDTLLSTIPYHKSNGCFGGEQLNTTKFEEWQNLGKAPAVPSMVKLFHEIRERGFKIFLVSSRKEYLRSATVENLIEVGYHGWSNLLLRGEEEEKKSVSQYKADVRTWLTSLGYRVWGVMGAQWNSFAGCPVPKRTFKLPNSIYYIA, encoded by the exons ATGGCTAGATCTTTGTTGCTCTCGCTAACCCTAGCGTGCTTCTTCACCGCAATGGTCTCAGCTCGTGACTGGAACATCCTAAACCAGCTCAAAGGAGGCAAGCCAACCACAACCACCAGCCAAAACGGCGTAGGATCCTTGAAAGTATCAAACCTAAACGGATACTGCGAGAGCTGGAGAGTCAACGTGGAGCTTCACAACATCAGAGACTTCACGGTGGTGCCACAGGAGTGCGTCTGGTTCGTCCAAAAGTACATGACGTCATCTCAATACGAGGATGACGTGGAGAGAGCCGTTGATGAAGCCGTCCTATACCTCGGAAAAACTTGTTGCGAGAAGAAGAAATGTGATGGCATGGATGCTTGGATCTTTGACATTGATGACACTCTTCTCTCCACCATTCCTTACCACAAGAGCAACGGATGCTTCGG TGGTGAGCAACTAAACACGACCAAGTTCGAGGAATGGCAAAATTTGGGAAAGGCACCAGCGGTTCCAAGCATGGTGAAGCTGTTCCACGAGATCAGAGAGAGAGGCTTCAAAATCTTTTTGGTCTCTTCTCGTAAAGAGTATCTCAGATCCGCCACCGTCGAAAACCTTATTGAAGTCGGTTACCACGGCTGGTCTAACCTTCTTCTCAG gggagaagaggaagagaagaaaagtGTGAGCCAATACAAAGCAGATGTGAGGACATGGCTTACAAGTCTTGGATACAGAGTTTGGGGAGTGATGGGTGCACAATGGAACAGCTTTGCAGGTTGCCCAGTTCCCAAGAGAACCTTCAAGCTCCCTAACTCCATCTACTACATTGCTTGA
- the LOC108833989 gene encoding uncharacterized protein LOC108833989, whose product MADLLHQSLRSMSIDDDEVPLTLPDSPRFQVVDGNSLSLLGRLLNPDCQIMAKMIDYMPTAWRVYGRVRGMALSRDRFQFIFQREEDLLTVLKDRPWSYNHWPMVLERWTENPAPDFLRYMLIWIRIKNIPSKFFTGDTMYILASEVGHVEEIAYDPKVSHTKDYIRALITFDTENPAKASQKLTVSKEETVTIEFEYERIHKKCYHCFRLTHEKFRCPMLKKGPKQQAAASSSNGSHGKTQEELVPAPVAQPSLDSPPGFPPLFPELPPQERKQALIYISHSDSTERQARIMRVRQSIEDQRQSHTAILTRFTSDLEKGKGHVFSYPDSDQLPHDRQNPRQTLSLPGIRDKDAQEASSESESSGAAMNLMSSISTGFQIGQSDKTPSAGDSSAIKGALRQFKLSEKFVGDAFRILCFLMETKQKFEYMSGLQKSLGYDKIFTVEPRGLSGGLAVLWKDSYNIEILSGDSIIIDLKVTCRSMSFFLSCVYGDPVRARRQDVWDRLTDIGVGRDEAWLLTGDFNEHMSNDDKLGGVLRDESTFCGFKNMALFCKIRELRSSGNVLSWHGWRDGVWVQCRLDRCFGNDEWFNLFPRSSVEYGGMWGSDHRDLLIGFTMEQKELNRGRFYLDNRMFSKPGFEEAIVEGWGLSDGQANLMDRIASCRREISRWRKSSDLNSHERIVRLKAAYEIEFSKVFPSRVIMKSLKQQLAEAYMEEEFFWRQKCREEWLKDGDRNTKYFHNVVKGRKVRNRILMLLDDLGREHFSEGSKGEIAVEYFRELFLSTNPFDLEFLFTDFPSRITSEMNEGLTAAVSVEEIRKAAMCVKGGSAPGEDRLTGSFYHKYWHIVGLAITKEILQFFETSVMPDGWNHTQLSLIPKITSPVQMQDMRPISLCSRLREPLSGRLISDNIIIASEMIHSLHTNERVSEEFMAVKTDMLKAYDRVEWSFLETLLERMGFDRVWVRWIMTCVNSVSYSVMLNGSSHGYIRPEHGLRQGDPLSPFLFILCSEALVNCLNTSAATGHLHGIQIGQQGPAVHHLLFADDSLLICKANAQEASEIISCLKRYSDASGQRINFQKSSIIFGSKVVNAVKDEVKQTLGIESEGGDGTYLGLPECFSGSKRQLLGFLREKLQGRLNGWFAKSLSQGGKEILLKSICLVLPIYVMSCFRLPKDTCAKLRSAMIKFWWSTGNNRKKIAWVSWQKLCKSKKQGGLGFKDLEKFNQALLAKQAARVFNNPESLLAQVLKQRYFKNNSFLECGLGSRPSFAWRSILHGRELLQQGLMTKIGNGVGTKVWWDRWILDGAPRVPEYREGSVVDLTLTVEDLIDHNSRVWDKALVEETFSHKDAGIILKQKLDLDRPDAVVWSLTKNGRYSSKSGYDLLDSLEELASPSPPVPPIEQQLWQALWKTKTSPKLRHFLWRIRSGALAVKERLSTRGIHLNTTCPSCNDGTEDIGHVLFHCRFAQDVWALSSVPMPPSGSWSTSVFLNLYHLIACSKKSDQNPEAGLIFPWILWHIWKARNSFCFEHIRLDPAVILDKATVEAEIWRKLQNPGQARAHVSAVQDLTPVVWTKPPQNWVKCNVASSWAPNISLSGGAWVVRNDAGAVIFHSRRSFSNLETTLLADLISLQRAVEAMASLRVDNVFFETSSFVLQEAFHRRSLSPQINQLVSGILQSLNSLSNWRLEHVENGRNRVAGLIAQSVTSDLRFHSYVATGGPSWFHSLLAQEASTNFPQNLS is encoded by the exons ATGGCTGATCTGTTGCACCAGAGTCTCCGTTCAATGTCTATTGACGATGATGAGGTGCCTCTTACACTACCGGACAGTCCGAGATTCCAAGTAGTTGATGGTAATTCGCTGAGTTTGTTGGGTAGGCTGCTGAACCCGGATTGTCAGATCATGGCGAAGATGATAGACTACATGCCGACGGCGTGGCGTGTCTATGGAAGAGTTAGGGGTATGGCCCTATCTAGAGACAGATTTCAGTTTATCTTCCAGAGAGAGGAAGATCTCCTAACTGTTCTCAAAGATCGCCCTTGGTCATACAACCACTGGCCAATGGTTCTGGAGAGATGGACGGAGAACCCTGCACCTGATTTCCTCCGTTACATGCTGATTTGGATCCGCATCAAAAACATTCCAAGCAAGTTCTTCACTGGTGATACGATGTACATACTTGCATCTGAAGTAGGTCATGTTGAGGAAATTGCGTATGATCCTAAGGTGTCACACACGAAGGACTACATACGAGCTCTGATCACTTTTGATACAGAGAACCCGGCGAAAGCATCTCAGAAGCTTACAGTGAGCAAAGAGGAAACAGTTACCATTGAGTTTGAGTACGAGAGGATTCATAAAAAATGCTACCACTGCTTTCGTCTTACCCATGAGAAGTTCAGGTGTCCTATGTTGAAGAAGGGACCTAAACAACAGGCCGCGGCATCTTCATCTAATGGTTCTCACGGCAAGACCCAAGAGGAACTAGTTCCTGCTCCTGTTGCTCAACCATCCTTGGATAGCCCTCCTGGTTTTCCTCCTCTGTTTCCTGAGCTTCCCCCTCAAGAGAGAAAGCAAGCCTTAATATATATTTCCCACTCTGATAGTACGGAGAGACAAGCTAGGATCATGCGTGTCCGACAATCCATTGAGGACCAAAGACAATCGCATACTGCGATCCTTACAAGGTTCACTTCTGACTTGGAGAAAGGAAAAGGTCATGTCTTCTCATACCCAGACTCTGACCAACTCCCCCATGATCGCCAGAACCCGAGACAGACCTTGTCGCTTCCTGGGATCAGAGACAAAGATGCGCAAGAAGCTTCATCAGAATCTGAAAGCTCTGGTGCTGCTATGAACTTAATGTCCTCTATTTCTACGGGTTTCCAGATTGGTCAGTCTGACAAGACACCATCTGCCGGTGATAGTAGTGCTATTAAG GGAGCACTGAGGCAGTTCAAACTATCCGAGAAGTTCGTCGGCGATGCTTTCCGGATATTGTGTTTTTTGATGGAGACTAAACAAAAGTTTGAGTACATGTCAGGGTTACAAAAGAGTTTGGGTTACGATAAGATTTTTACGGTTGAACCTCGTGGTCTTAGTGGAGGTTTGGCGGTTCTCTGGAAGGATAGTTACAACATTGAGATTCTTTCTGGAGATAGCATAATTATTGATTTGAAAGTTACTTGCCGTTCGATGTCTTTTTTCCTCTCGTGCGTCTATGGCGACCCAGTGAGAGCGAGAAGACAAGATGTTTGGGATAGGCTGACTGATATTGGAGTTGGAAGAGATGAAGCTTGGTTGTTGACAGGGGATTTCAATGAACACATGTCTAACGATGACAAACTAGGTGGTGTGTTGCGTGATGAGTCCACTTTCTGTGGCTTCAAAAACATGGCTCTGTTCTGTAAAATCAGAGAATTACGAAGCTCAGGGAATGTACTTTCTTGGCACGGTTGGCGTGATGGAGTCTGGGTTCAGTGTCGACTGGACAGGTGTTTTGGGAATGATGAATGGTTTAATCTATTTCCAAGATCGAGTGTTGAGTACGGTGGGATGTGGGGATCTGATCACAGAGATCTACTCATTGGTTTCACGATGGAACAAAAGGAGCTTAACAGGGGGAGATTCTACCTTGATAATAGAATGTTCTCAAAACCAGGGTTTGAGGAGGCGATAGTGGAAGGCTGGGGCTTGAGTGATGGTCAAGCAAACCTCATGGATCGTATAGCTAGCTGTAGAAGGGAAATATCCAGATGGAGGAAATCCTCAGACCTTAACTCACATGAGAGGATCGTTCGCCTTAAAGCAGCTTACGAGATTGAATTTTCTAAGGTTTTTCCCTCTCGTGTGATAATGAAAAGTTTGAAGCAGCAGCTGGCTGAAGCTTACATGGAGGAGGAGTTCTTTTGGAGACAAAAATGTCGAGAGGAGTGGCTAAAAGATGGTGATCGCAACACCAAATACTTTCACAATGTTGTCAAGGGTCGCAAAGTGAGAAACAGAATTCTAATGCTACTTGACGATCTGGGAAGAGAACATTTCTCTGAAGGCTCCAAAGGTGAAATAGCGGTTGAGTATTTTCGAGAGCTGTTCCTCAGTACGAACCCTTTCGACTTGGAGTTTCTGTTTACTGATTTCCCCAGCCGTATTACAAGTGAGATGAATGAAGGTCTCACGGCTGCTGTTTCGGTTGAGGAAATTAGAAAAGCTGCAATGTGTGTGAAGGGTGGAAGCGCTCCTGGTGAAGATAGGCTTACTGGTTCCTTCTATCACAAGTATTGGCATATTGTTGGTCTGGCGATTACAAAGGAGATTCTGCAGTTCTTCGAGACTTCAGTCATGCCAGATGGTTGGAACCATACCCAATTAAGCTTAATTCCGAAGATCACTAGTCCAGTTCAGATGCAAGATATGAGACCCATTAGCTTGTGCTCG AGACTCAGGGAGCCTTTGTCGGGTCGTCTAATCTCTGATAATATTATCATCGCTAGTGAGATGATCCACTCGTTGCATACTAATGAGAGAGTCTCGGAGGAGTTCATGGCTGTCAAAACCGATATGTTGAAAGCATACGACCGAGTAGAGTGGAGTTTCCTAGAGACTTTATTGGAAAGAATGGGTTTTGATCGAGTCTGGGTTCGGTGGATCATGACTTGTGTCAACTCTGTTTCTTACTCGGTTATGTTGAACGGGAGCTCACATGGATATATCAGACCAGAGCACGGATTGAGACAAGGAGACCCACTATCTCCTTTCTTATTTATCTTATGCTCGGAAGCTCTCGTCAACTGCTTGAATACCTCAGCTGCTACTGGTCATCTTCATGGCATCCAGATAGGGCAACAGGGTCCTGCAGTTCACCATCTCCTTTTTGCAGATGATAGCTTACTGATATGTAAAGCTAATGCTCAAGAAGCATCGGAGATTATCAGTTGCCTAAAGCGGTACAGTGACGCCTCTGGTCAAagaattaattttcaaaaatcttcGATCATCTTTGGCTCGAAAGTGGTTAATGCAGTTAAGGATGAGGTTAAGCAGACCTTGGGTATTGAATCGGAGGGGGGAGACGGGACTTATCTTGGGCTTCCTGAGTGCTTCAGTGGCTCTAAGCGCCAGCTGCTTGGGTTCTTACGTGAAAAGCTTCAAGGTCGTCTCAATGGGTGGTTTGCGAAATCCCTTTCTCAAGGGGGTAAAGAGATTCTCCTTAAGTCTATCTGCTTGGTGCTTCCCATCTATGTCATGTCTTGCTTTCGACTTCCGAAAGATACATGTGCTAAGCTACGAAGTGCGATGATCAAATTCTGGTGGAGTACTGGTAATAACCGGAAGAAGATTGCGTGGGTGTCCTGGCAAAAGCTTTGCAAATCCAAGAAACAAGGAGGGTTGGGTTTCAAAGATCTGGAGAAATTTAATCAAGCCTTACTAGCCAAGCAAGCAGCTAGAGTTTTTAATAATCCGGAGTCTCTTCTAGCCCAAGTGCTAAAGCAACGGTATTTCAAAAATAACTCTTTCCTTGAGTGTGGCCTAGGCTCGCGACCTTCATTTGCGTGGAGAAGCATATTGCATGGGCGAGAACTTTTGCAACAGGGCTTGATGACGAAAATTGGTAATGGTGTGGGTACCAAAGTGTGGTGGGATCGTTGGATTCTCGATGGAGCTCCCCGAGTTCCAGAGTATAGAGAGGGCTCTGTTGTTGACCTTACTCTTACAGTTGAGGATCTTATTGATCATAACTCACGGGTCTGGGACAAAGCGCTTGTCGAAGAGACGTTTTCACACAAAGATGCAGGGATTATATTGAAGCAGAAGCTCGACCTTGATCGTCCAGATGCAGTGGTGTGGAGCCTCACTAAGAATGGAAGATACTCATCCAAGAGTGGATATGATTTGCTTGACTCGCTCGAGGAACTAGCCTCTCCGTCTCCTCCAGTCCCTCCAATTGAACAACAGCTCTGGCAAGCTCTATGGAAAACGAAAACGTCTCCGAAGCTTCGTCACTTTCTTTGGCGCATTCGATCGGGAGCTCTGGCTGTTAAAGAGAGACTGAGCACAAGAGGTATTCACTTGAACACAACGTGTCCCTCGTGTAACGATGGAACGGAAGACATTGGTCATGTCCTCTTTCACTGCCGGTTTGCGCAAGATGTTTGGGCTTTGTCTTCAGTTCCAATGCCGCCTTCTGGTTCTTGGTCTACCTCTGTGTTCCTCAATCTATATCACCTAATAGCTTGCAGTAAAAAGAGTGATCAGAATCCGGAGGCAGGTCTTATTTTCCCTTGGATTCTGTGGCACATATGGAAAGCTAGGAACAGCTTCTGTTTTGAGCATATTCGCTTGGACCCAGCGGTGATATTGGATAAGGCTACAGTAGAAGCGGAAATTTGGAGAAAGCTTCAGAACCCAGGGCAAGCTAGAGCTCATGTCTCCGCAGTGCAAGATTTGACTCCTGTTGTTTGGACTAAACCTCCGCAGAACTGGGTCAAATGTAACGTTGCTTCATCGTGGGCTCCAAATATTTCCCTCAGTGGAGGTGCATGGGTTGTTAGAAATGATGCAGGTGCAGTGATTTTCCATAGCAGAAGATCCTTTAGTAACCTGGAGACTACATTGCTCGCTGATCTTATCTCTCTCCAACGGGCGGTGGAGGCAATGGCTAGTCTAAGAGTTGACAATGTTTTCTTTGAAACATCATCTTTTGTGCTTCAAGAGGCCTTTCATAGAAGATCCCTGTCTCCACAGATTAACCAACTGGTATCAGGTATTCTTCAGAGCCTCAATTCCCTTTCAAATTGGAGGTTAGAACATGTGGAGAATGGGAGGAACAGAGTTGCTGGTCTTATTGCTCAAAGTGTCACTTCCGACCTCCGATTTCACTCGTATGTAGCAACAGGGGGTCCGTCCTGGTTCCACTCTCTGCTTGCTCAGGAAGCGTCTACAAACTTTCCACAAAATCTTTCCTAG
- the LOC108854562 gene encoding cellulose synthase A catalytic subunit 4 [UDP-forming] yields MEPNTMASFDDEHRHSSFSAKICRICSDEVKDGDNGQKFVACHVCAFPVCKPCYEYERSNGNKCCPQCSTPYKRHKGSPGDEEEQENSGPYDSDDELNTKNRKDASSIHQNFAYGSENGDYNSKQQWRSNGRAFSSTGSVLGKEFEAERDGATDAEWKERVDKWKARQEKRGLLVKGEQTKDQDNQSDEEEYLDADARQPLWRKVPISSSKISPYRIVIVLRLVILVFFFRFRILTPAKDAYPLWLISVICEIWFALSWILDQFPKWFPINRETYLDRLSMRFERDGEKNKLAPVDVFVSTVDPLKEPPIITANTILSILAVDYPVSKVSCYVSDDGASMLLFDTLSETSEFARRWVPFCKKYNVEPRAPEFYFSEKIDYLKDKVQTTFVKDRRAMKREYEEFKVRINSLVAKAQKKPEEGWVMQDGTPWPGNNTRDHPGMIQVYLGKEGAYDIDGNELPRLVYVSREKRPGYDHHKKAGAMNAMVRVSAVLTNAPFMLNLDCDHYINNSRAIRESMCFLMDPQLGKKLCYVQFPQRFDGIDHNDRYANRNIVFFDINMRGLDGIQGPVYVGTGCVFNRPALYGYEPPVSEKRKKMTCDCWPSWLSCCCGGGSRRKPKSDTKKKSGIKSLLSGLRRKKKKESAATMSYSRKRSTEAIFDLEDIEEGLEGYDEHDKSSLMSQKNFEKRFGMSPVFIASTLIEKGGLPEATNTSSLIKEAIHVISCGYEEKTEWGKEIGWIYGSVTEDILTGFKMHCRGWKSIYCMPKRPAFKGSAPINLSDRLHQVLRWALGSVEIFFSRHCPLWYAWGGKLKILERLAYINTIVYPFTSIPLLAYCTIPAVCLLTGKFIIPTINNFASIWFLALFLSIIATAILELRWSEVSITDLWRNEQFWVIGGVSAHLFAVFQGLLKVLFGVDTNFTVTSKGASDEADEFGDLYLFKWTTLLIPPTTLIILNMVGVVAGVSDAINNGYGSWGPLFGKLFFAFWVIVHLYPFLKGLMGRQNRTPTIVVLWSILLASIFSLVWVRIDPFLAKQTGPLLKQCGVDC; encoded by the exons ATGGAACCAAACACCATGGCCAGCTTCGACGATGAG CATCGTCATTCCTCCTTCTCAGCTAAGATCTGTAGAATCTGTAGCGACGAGGTTAAAGACGGAGACAATGGGCAAAAGTTCGTGGCGTGCCACGTGTGCGCGTTCCCTGTTTGCAAACCGTGCTATGAGTATGAGCGTAGCAACGGTAACAAATGCTGCCCTCAGTGCAGCACTCCCTACAAACGCCACAAAG GCTCTccaggagatgaagaagaacaagaaaataGTGGTCCTTATGATTCAGATGATGAGTTGAATACCAAGAATCGCAAGGATGCTTCCTCCATTCACCAGAACTTTGCCTATGGATCG GAAAATGGAGACTACAATAGTAAGCAGCAGTGGCGTTCAAATGGCCGGGCCTTTTCTTCCACCGGAAGTG TGCTGGGGAAAGAATTTGAAGCTGAGAGAGATGGCGCCACAGACGCTGAGTGGAAAGAACGAGTTGATAAATGGAAAGCGAGGCAAGAGAAGAGAGGTTTATTGGTTAAAGGAGAACAAACAAAAGACCAAGACAACCAATCCGATGAAGAAGAATACct AGATGCTGATGCAAGACAACCTCTCTGGAGAAAAGTCCCAATCTCATCGAGCAAAATCAGTCCTTACAGGATCGTCATCGTTCTCCGTCTCGTCATCTTAGTCTTCTTCTTCCGTTTCCGTATCTTGACGCCAGCAAAAGACGCGTACCCACTCTGGCTGATCTCAGTCATCTGCGAGATCTGGTTCGCGCTCTCTTGGATTCTCGACCAGTTCCCGAAATGGTTCCCTATTAACCGCGAAACCTACCTCGACCGTCTCTCTATGAGATTCGAAAGGGATGGCGAGAAGAACAAGCTCGCACCGGTTGACGTGTTTGTCAGTACGGTGGATCCGCTAAAGGAACCTCCGATCATCACAGCCAACACTATTCTCTCCATATTAGCCGTTGATTATCCGGTGAGTAAGGTTAGCTGCTATGTGTCTGATGACGGTGCTTCCATGCTACTGTTCGATACGTTGTCTGAAACGTCAGAGTTTGCGAGAAGATGGGTTCCGTTTTGCAAGAAGTACAACGTAGAGCCAAGAGCTCCAGAGTTTTACTTCTCTGAGAAGATTGATTACTTGAAGGATAAAGTCCAAACTACATTCGTCAAAGACCGCAGAGCAATGAAG AGGGAGTATGAAGAGTTTAAAGTGAGGATCAATTCTTTAGTGGCTAAAGCTCAGAAGAAACCTGAAGAAGGATGGGTGATGCAAGATGGTACACCATGGCCTGGGAACAACACTCGTGATCATCCCGGGATGATTCAG GTGTATCTAGGAAAGGAAGGAGCTTATGACATTGACGGTAACGAACTGCCACGCCTTGTGTATGTGTCGAGAGAGAAGCGTCCTGGTTACGATCACCACAAGAAAGCTGGAGCCATGAATGCAATG GTTCGAGTGTCTGCAGTGCTCACAAATGCACCATTTATGCTGAATTTGGATTGTGATCATTACATCAATAACAGTAGAGCCATTAGGGAATCAATGTGCTTCCTGATGGATCCGCAGCTCGGGAAAAAGCTTTGCTATGTTCAATTCCCTCAGAGATTCGATGGTATCGATCACAATGATCGATACGCCAACAGAAACATCGTCTTCTTTGAT ATAAACATGAGAGGGTTAGATGGGATTCAAGGACCAGTCTACGTCGGAACAGGATGTGTATTCAACAGACCAGCACTGTACGGATACGAACCTCCAGTGTCGGAAAAACGAAAGAAGATGACATGCGATTGCTGGCCGTCGTGGCTTTCCTGCTGCTGCGGCGGAGGCAGCCGTCGAAAACCGAAGTCGGATACCAAGAAGAAGTCAGGGATCAAGAGCTTGTTATCTGGACTaagaaggaagaaaaagaaggagagTGCAGCGACGATGAGCTATTCAAGAAAGCGATCCACAGAAGCTATATTCGATCTTGAAGACATCGAAGAAGGGCTCGAAGGGTACGACGAGCACGATAAATCGTCTCTAATGTCGCAGAAAAACTTCGAAAAGAGATTCGGTATGTCCCCCGTGTTCATCGCGTCGACGTTGATTGAGAAAGGAGGGTTACCGGAGGCGACGAACACGAGCTCGCTCATCAAAGAAGCCATCCATGTCATTAGCTGTGGATACGAAGAGAAGACTGAGTGGGGCAAAGAGATCGGATGGATTTACGGATCAGTGACGGAAGATATCCTTACGGGTTTCAAGATGCATTGTAGAGGTTGGAAGTCGATTTACTGTATGCCTAAAAGACCAGCTTTCAAAGGTtcagctcccatcaatctttcTGACCGGTTGCACCAAGTGCTTCGATGGGCTCTTGGTTCCGTCGAAATCTTCTTTAGCCGTCATTGCCCACTCTGGTATGCTTGGGGAGGCAAGCTCAAGATTCTTGAACGTCTCGCTTACATCAACACCATTGTCTATCCTTTCACTTCTATTCCTCTCCTCGCTTATTGTACTATCCCAGCCGTTTGCCTTCTCACCGGCAAGTTTATTATTCCAACG ATCAATAATTTTGCGAGTATATGGTTCCTTGCGTTGTTCCTATCAATCATTGCGACGGCGATCTTGGAGCTGAGGTGGAGCGAAGTGAGCATCACTGACCTCTGGCGTAACGAGCAGTTCTGGGTGATAGGAGGAGTCTCCGCTCACCTCTTCGCAGTCTTTCAAGGTCTCCTCAAAGTCCTCTTCGGCGTCGACACAAACTTCACCGTCACGTCGAAAGGAGCCTCAGACGAAGCCGACGAGTTTGGAGATCTTTACCTCTTCAAATGGACAACTCTTCTCATCCCTCCCACCACCCTCATCATCCTCAACATGGTCGGTGTTGTCGCAGGAGTTTCCGACGCCATTAACAATGGGTACGGCTCGTGGGGACCGCTTTTCGGGAAACTGTTTTTCGCGTTTTGGGTCATCGTTCATCTTTACCCGTTCCTCAAGGGTTTGATGGGTCGACAGAACCGAACTCCGACGATCGTTGTGCTTTGGTCGATCCTCTTGGCGTCTATTTTCTCGCTGGTTTGGGTTCGGATCGATCCGTTTTTGGCGAAACAGACGGGTCCGTTACTGAAGCAATGTGGCGTCGACTGTTAA
- the LOC108854563 gene encoding uncharacterized protein LOC108854563 translates to MGCFPGCFGGRKNRRRQRRREEPRLNKISEGSTKIVHLNLSVPIVEEVPKSKNDVRVLAAVEEVTKVSVTPTTDICEEKTEENISPSPTRKRVTFDSKVKTYEHIAVDESVELFEEEKKKDEEVKPLKSSQAPCSSEGSDVTSNSSSSFPSNHRYQNCRESDDEEEEDDDAVTDCDESDLEDDDDGDGGLLDEDYYDDDDYEEKQHNWDNNKVYTEEIADNVLNKDKSNTSARDRTGYVNAVLNPIENLSQWKAVKSKGRTMQTQSRKENVDLISDQERHKLNASFSLVEPQVVDELPSFSLKPKSRDEIKKQRSQQVPAVDASLSTWLSTSQTTTSYSKPDQSYDERPILGGLTTEEIKQFSATNSPRKSPSRSPESPIIGTVGGYWNSHSMATSR, encoded by the exons ATGGGTTGCTTTCCAGGTTGCTTCGGTGGCCGGAAGAATCGCCGGCGTCAGAGACGCAGGGAGGAGCCTCGTTTAAAT AAAATCTCTGAGGGTTCTACAAAGATTGTTCATCTGAATCTTAGTGTTCCTATTGTTGAAGAAGTTCCCAAGTCTAAAAATGATGTTAGGGTTCTTGCTGCTGTTGAGGAAGTCACTAAGGTTTCTGTCACTCCGACCACAGACATCTG TGAAGAGAAAACTGAGGAGAACATCAGTCCGAGTCCAACTCGTAAGAGAGTGACTTTTGACTCCAAGGTAAAAACTTATGAACACATTGCAGTAGATGAATCTGTTGAGCTCtttgaagaggagaagaagaaggacgaagaGGTGAAGCCTTTGAAGTCGAGTCAGGCTCCATGTTCATCAGAGGGAAGCGATGTTACTTCCAACTCGTCAAGTTCTTTTCCTTCAAACCATAGATATCAGAATTGCAGAGAAAGTGacgatgaggaagaagaggatgatgatGCTGTAACAGATTGTGATGAAAGTGATctagaagatgatgatgatggtgatggtggTCTGCTTGATGAAGActattatgatgatgatgattatgagGAGAAGCAGCACAACTGGGATAACAACAAAGTTTACACCGAGGAGATAGCGGATAATGTTTTGAATAAAGACAAGTCTAACACGAGTGCTAGAGACAGAACCGGATATGTCAACGCCGTACTGAACCCCATCGAGAATCTCTCCCAGTGGAAAGCTGTGAAATCCAAAGGAAGAACAATGCAGACGCAGTCTCGAAAGGAGAACGTGGATCTCATCTCCGACCAAGAACGACACAAACTAAATGCATCCTTCAGCTTAGTGGAGCCTCAGGTTGTTGATGAGTTGCCATCATTCAGCTTGAAACCGAAATCAAGAGATGAAATCAAGAAACAGAGATCCCAACAAGTACCAGCTGTTGACGCTAGTCTCTCGACATGGTTATCTACATCGCAGACCACCACCAGCTATTCAAAACCGGATCAAAGCTACGATGAAAGACCTATACTTGGGGGGTTAACTACAGAGGAGATAAAACAGTTCTCAGCAACCAACTCTCCAAGGAAATCTCCAAGTAGAAGCCCTGAATCACCTATTATCGGAACAGTTGGTGGCTACTGGAACAGTCACTCAATGGCCACAAGCAGGTAG